The Chaetodon auriga isolate fChaAug3 chromosome 2, fChaAug3.hap1, whole genome shotgun sequence genome segment ATGAGGAGCATTATGATGAGGCTGTGGACGTCTACGCCTTTGGGATGTGTATGCTGGAGATGGCCACCTCAGAATACCCCTACTCTGAGTGTCAAAATGCTGCTCAGATCTACCGCAAAGTCACCAGTGTGAGTTCACGGTTAAACTAAACAAAAGCTAGTACAACTATTTCATGTAATTTTTGAAGACCCAGCCACATTTCTTGTGACATTAATCatgtacattgtttttttttaaatgcaggcTTTATCGTTTTTAATACAGTAAATCAGTTACTCTTAGTGTGTGGGTCTGGGAGAGATGCACAGAGGTTGCAACTAATGAGGATTCTCACTATTAATTAATCATATATTTTTCTGATGAATCATGCAATATTTCAAATGGTAAAACTGAGGACAGCAGCCCAGTACATTTAGCCAAAGAAAAAGTAAGTTTTAAAATCTTGTATTTAGTCTGACCAGCAGCCAAAACACTACCTGCATATATTGTGATGATACTGACAACTTTAAATTAGACTGTGTAACTTTTGTTGGGCAGCAGCCACTGTGGCTACAAAGTGACAGTGATGGAGTAATGCTTAGTGCTAAACTACAGTTAAACTACTATTTAACATTTAGCTGAAGTAAAAAATGCGAAATGTGAAAGTGTCACAAGTGATGGGAAGAGTCATAAAGTCAGCGTGCTAACCCCAAAATGCACATTAGACAGCAATACTTATCTATGTACCTAAAGGAATTCACCTTTCATTTGTAAGAAGaatgtgttatttcttttttcagtggCTGCATAGTCTCGCTttaaccagcaaatgtttggtatttgtattttataaatGACTCCGACACTCATCATAATTTTAATCAGTTCTTTGTGGATTAACTAATCAGTCAACTAAGCGTTTCAGCCCTCTGAAAGTCCTCTTATACACGAGTAGTACTTCTTAATCCCCAGAGTTGAGAtgtctgggagaaaatgagttTTTGGAGTGTTTGTCATTAATGTTTTTTGACACTGCAGACAGTAGTTACTTCCTCTGTTACGCCCTATATACTGCTGTGttgagtgtgtctgttgctgagTTGAGACATGTTGATGCTGGTTTGTTTTGCAGGGGGTGAAACCTGCCAGCTACAGTAAAGTCAGTGACCCAGAAATTAAGGAAATAATCGGGGAATGTATCTGTCACAGATGGGAGGAAAGGTAAGTGGACCAGGACCTACGACAGCGTCTCGGGGCTTGTGACACATTTTGTATGTGGGTCGAGGTTATCCTTCccgtgttgttttgtttctgttccgACAGTGTGACGTTGACGCCAGTATTTGGCTCTggcacagtctgtgtgttgtttatgGTTAGGCTTACAGTGACCTTTACTGCAGGTCAGTAGCTGCTGCTTGTGTATTTCCTGCAGGTACTCCATCAAGGACCTCCTGAATCACGCATTCTTTGCAGAGGATACAGGCGTGAGGGTGGAGCtcaatgaggatgatgatgggaAGAAGTCATCCATTGCTCTGAAGCTGTGGGTTGAGGATCCTAAAAAGCTAAAGGGGAAGTACAAGGACACTGGTGCCATTGAGTTTACCTTTGACTTGGTGAGCGAGGTCCCAGAGGTTGTTGCCCAAGAAATGGTAAATATGAATAGTGTGACTTTTTCTTTATGCCATTATGTGTTTACTTGATTATATCTCGCTACGTGGGTAGCCCTTTTTATTAGACTCATTTGAATGTCTCTCTTTTGACCTTGGCTTTTGTGGGTACAGGCCAGAGAGCACATTGTGTTCCACAAGCTGCCTTCATTCGTCAACGCTGCCATAGCCTTGGAAAGCACTCATTTCTAACAATTCAAAAATAGGTCTAACTCAGTGCGTAAGGAATATTAAACTGCAGTTAACTGTAGCAACAATACTGCTTCTCCGTGCGACATCCACAGGCCAAAGCATGGGTTGAAGTGGCTACAGAcaaactttgaaaaaaatgGATGGTGATGTCAACACACTTTCTCATTTTCCCTGTGATAAGTGCCTGAGGTACAGGCACAATTACACACAATGATGCAGCAGAGGTAATGCAATGAGGTGCTTTTGATATATGACAGCTCATTGTGGATTATTACCTGTGCAGTATCATTCCATCACAGAGGTCCCTGTGTGTCGACGATGTGTCTTGTAATAACGCAGTTATATTTACTTTGGAGCACAACCTCGGGCCATTTTAATTAGATGTAAGGTAACTGGGAGTGGGTTAGTGGTCATGTCTGTAATGGTAGGCTTGAGGCATGTACTGTATTGTATTGATTGAAACAAGAGCAACTTATCAGTTGATCTTTGCTCTTCCGTGAAGAATGAGAATGCACGAGAGAAGGCAGTTCTTTGTGGTCCGGGGGAAAAGAGAATATAGATTTGTTGATTTATCGTAGAAGGTGTTGAATTACAACCATGACTTAGTTTGTTCTGAGCTGCAGCACGCATCTTACCTGCGTCCTGTAGGTGGAGTCGGGTTTTTTCCTGGACTGCGATGTGAAGATAGTCGGAAAGTCCATCCGGGACCGCGTGGCTCTCATCAAATGGAGGAGGGAGCGGACTGTTTCGTCAGGAAATGGCGAGGCAGTGGTGACAAAGACGCAGCAGAACCTGCTGCAGGTGCCCGGTCCCGGTGTGTCACAGGCAGCCACATTGGCTACGACAGATTATGAGGACCAAGAGGTGGAGCAGCACACTCTGATCTGCACCGTGCCAGCCACCACGTCTGCCACATGTGAGAACCTGCAATTACGCACACACgtgaatgtactgtacatcaTACAACCTCAGCCTCTGGTAATGAATCAAATCACTTTTTAAGCTCATTCAGCCATTAACAGGAAATTACACTGACCCTGACTAGAAATGGTTAAACTGACATCTGTGAATGTAAGAGACAAACCAAGAGAAGGCCACTGCAGCATATGAGTAACACCTATTAGTCATCAATGAGACATCATCACCCAGCTTTTGAATTTTAATGAGATGCTACTCCACTTCTCCCTCTGCCCTTCCTCAGTGTCTGTCCTTCCTGCGGGGCATCATGGTGAATTATAATGTTttattcactctgtttttacAGCTGACAGTGGAGTGGGCTCTACCATGCAATTAGAtgatctaaacaatcagcaaaATGGCCCCTACCAGTCACTTCCAGAGCCCATTTCCACAGCTCAGATGGTCTACAGTCCTCCTGCACAGGTTAACCCTCAACTGCACCAGGGGCCCTACCAGCAACCCACAGCACAGGCCTCACATGAAAACTACACACAAGCATCCACTCAATTACACCAGGGAGCCTACCAGCAAACCACAGGTCAGCTGCATCCTGGGGCCTATCAACAACCTGCGGCACAACCTCACCAGGGGCCTTATCAGTCTCAAACAGTGAGTGAAAGCATTTCTTATTTCTGTGGCAACTTCCTTAAAtccttcattttgttttttgagttgttttctgaaataacaacgtttttattttctttttttggaacGATACCTGATCAGCGTCACTACAGTGATCCCTTTGTATGCCACGACAGCCTGCTCATCACTGAGAGCACTGCGTGTTTTAGGCGTGGAAGCACCTCCCTGGTCGAGATGTTACGTTGTAGGACGCACTCTCTCACTAAGGCAATGAATGCAAGcccctgtctgtgtctgccacAGGATGTGGCTTCAACACATAGAACAGAAAACTCTGTGCATGCCACAGACTACCTATCCTCTGCTCAGAATCCTCCATTATTATCTCCTCCCTTGCCCCAAAATCAACACTTTCATCATGACTCAGCAAGTCGTTTCAATTCACCTCTGCTTCCCCTGAATTTACAACCTCCCTCAGAGCTCCGTCTGAGTGTCCCACGCAGCCCTCAGTCCCACCGACACTGCAAAGCTTGCATGTCTCTGTTCCTGAGCGATAGGACAAAGGGAGGCAGATCTctgggacacacacatatacgctCCTTCTCCACATCTGCCCAGTTTACTTCAGTCTCTAAGGCAGGCTCACCCACATCTCCTCATCTGGCAAGGTCTCCTCCAGTCACTCTACCTCCTCTTGTGGGCTCACCCTCTCCCCCACCAGCAAACAGTCAAACAACCCTTGTCTCTTCACCTTCACATCTTTGCCCACTCCCACGGAGTTTGTATGAAGGTGGAGATCTCACTCTTCTCAACCACTGTCTCCATCATATCGTCAGTCGCAGGACCAGTTCCCCCACACTCTCTGCTAATCATCCAATGCATTGCCACGGGGAGGTTGGGGGTAATGCCTGCTCAGTATTTGAGCACATAGACAAGAGGCAGAGCCTGGATGTCCCACTCTTCTCTTATCCAAATCTGGACAGGAATCTGATGTTGACACCGTATGACAGAGAAGGCAGACCAGATCCACTGGTAGGTTAGGGAAGGAGGTGTCGTGCAGGCTAAATCTTGCCATAGCAGCAGCCTGATGCCTCTTTCATGATTCTGCTAGCTGCTTCGCTCCTCTGGCCTTCCCATGATGGTAACAAAACCATCCCAATACCCAGTCTCTGCTCCTGCCTAATCCAAAATGAGGCTTTAAATTTATCTGTTTTAATAAGTTGGGTTGTAACATAGCAAAAGAGCGTGGTAGTGTACGAAATAATGTGCTAGCACAGTGTATGGCAGTATGGCTGATGAACGCTATAACTTCCCTCATCCATTTTAGCTTGCTTTATTGAGCCTTGCCAGCCTCTCTGCTTTCTTGCTCATGACTAAACCAGCTTTGACACACTGCACATTTTAACCTTGATCTTAATTTGTTGaagcaaacatacaaacatgatCATGTCATACCTGAACTCAGGGTCcaataaatgtgatttctctcaTGTGTTTCTGACAGACAGTTTCTGCTCCGGCTACGCCAGCCCCTATTGTGCACCAGAgtagacagacagcacagagctTCCCAGCTGCAGCCCCCACTCTACAGCTTACTGCCCAGCCCAGCCAGGAGCAGGTACTGCTTGCATTTAGCTGCGACAGGCCCTGGCATCAGCTGTAGTGAGACACAAAAAGCAGAATTTGGCATCACAAGTTTGAAAGTCACCCCTCGCAGCCCGCTCGGAGCTGCCTGACAAGGTCATGTTAATTTGAGTGTGTTTGGATTGCTGGTTGATCTAAACTCAACAGCAGATTTCTGTTTCCAATGACTTAGCATGTTTGGAATGTAGGCTAGCTAAAGGCTTGCAAGCTACACCATTAAGGCTGAACACCTGTCCAATTAGTAATGGTTCTTCAtgcttgtctgacatccagaaTTACTAATCCTATCATTCAGTGTCaaatgttaaagttaaaaatTAATGTGCAATTTAGTGGCTCCAGCCATCTGAAAACACACTATTTGTAGGGAGGGTGAGGTAAAAAGTGCATCTGATGTTCCCTTCTCAATGCATcatcatgtactgtatatctatatacatatgtgtgtatgtgaatgacTTTTCATGTGGTTTGTGCTGCCTTCCCATTTATCTTTCCTCCCTTTAGTGCCATCTCCAACCAGCTGCTGTCCTGCCCCAGGTAGAGCCATCATCTCTTATAATTTACAGTGGGCTACAGCACCATACACTGCAAAGCATACAGAAAAGCTGAATTGCATTAGGTCTACATGCCCTGCTTCTCCCCTTTTAGACCAGAATATCTTGTCAGTTTTATTCAGAGTAACCCGTACTCTCcagtaaaagtgaaaagtgaatgtttgattttcttCCTTAGCTGTTATCTGCTGACCAGCCTACATCTCACCTGAGTCCTCCTGACATATCTACCAGTTTTCCACAGTCAATCTCCAGTGCTCCTCCCCCACTCCTGCCTCTGCAGATCAGCACACAGGTGCGTTGTGGTACCATTAGAAACACCACCCAAGGTAGAGACAGAATTGGTATAAACATCATACAAAAGTTAATTTAGTATAGGTTACAGGGATGAGTCATATACAAAGGGCCTGTGTGAATGCTATTTCTATCGACTGGCtgtctttgttcattttatatcattttccctttttctctcccagTTTCCCTCACCATATCCTGTTGTTCAAACGGGGGGCATCAAGCCCCCTCCTGTCCCTCTAGGTCCTCTGCCATGTGCCTACAGCAGCAATGGCCCTCCTATGTGTAGCTCTCACTTTTCACCTTCACCCCACTacccctcccttcctctgaCCCCTCATGTTACCTTTCCCTCAATACCTACTCTCAGCACCCCTCAAACCCCTCTGCCGTCACCTCAGCACGTGCCCAATGTGGCGCTCCCTGTTCCACTTCTTGCCATGACCATGTCCCCTGCAGTGCCCCAGCAGCAGGGCGGCCCTTTCACATCTCAGACAAACTTTGCTAGCCTCCATACCACCCATTCCTTACCTCTCTCCCAGGTACAACCCACCCCATACCCCGCCCCCTACCCTGAGCAGGAACTGGCTGAGCAGCCTGTCCAGGTGAATATGTGACTCGGTTCTCACTGTAATGGTTGGGTCATGAGAAATCTGTAGTACTAAGGTGGCAATGTGTCTTAGTCGTTGGTGTAATGCATGCAGGGCATGCGTTTGGGGATTTAGAGATGAACAATATTTGTATTAACAAATGAATAATTTCCTAAATGTGCTATTTTTTCCAGGTACAGGCGGTTGCACCACAGGGGAACTTGGGAGATGCTCACCTTTTGGCTCCAGTCCACCCTGTCTTACCTGCTGTTCAGACTCATCTCTGGGGAAGTGGAGTAGATGCAGAAACAACTGCAGCTGGCCTAGACTTAACTGTAGCCCCTACAGTTCCAGCTCCAGTCCCAGCCTCATTTTCAGTCTCAGCTACAGCCCAAGTTGAATCTCAAGCGCCAACACAAACGCCAGCTCTGGTCCCAGCACAAAACCAACCACCAGTCCCAGTATCTGCTCAAGCTGCAACCGTGCCTCAAAGTCCAGCTTCTACCCTTGTTAAAGCCCCAACTTCAGTCCCAATACAAGTTCCAACAGCAGTGCCAGCTCTAGCCTCAGCCCCTGTTCAAGCACCAGTCTCTGCATCAGGTCCCACTTTTGAGCCACAAAATAGCTCATCGACAAGCTCAGAGAAATCTTCTGCAATTGGGAAACCCAAATCCTCAGTCGCAAGTTTAGCCTCGGCCCCCATCCCTGTCACGCTGCCAGCCTCGGCTCAGTCTGCAGCCCCTGCTCATGCTCCAGCTCCTGTCGCAGCTTCAGTCCCAGCTCCggctctgcagcctgctggcaTCCAGACAGCAGTCTCAGTGTCTGAGTGTGCCAGCCTGGCCACAACTCAGCAAAACCTCGAGTCAACATTTGCATCCAGCACCCTTCAACAAGAGCCCTGTGTAGAGGTAGGGATTGAGCCaaagtttgcatgttttcaagTGTCTATACGCATAATTATGCATTTTCTTAAAAATTTGCCCTGTGTCAGTGACATCTAATTGTGACTCTCAAAGCACGTTCAAACCACAGGCTGCTTTTCAAATTCCATTCACATCAGTTTTATACCTCTATCCCATCTTGAAAGCAGCCTCTCCACCTGAGACCAAAACAGCCCTTTAAGGTCAAACGCTAATAGCTCACATTAACATGAATATTAGTGCTCTGAAGTCTTGCAATGATCCAATCtgtataaaataaaactttcctAACTGTTTTACACCGGcccatttttctgtcttcaggatGTTCTTCCGGACAAACCAGTATCTTTGCCCAGTTACGCCTatgacaggtgtgtgtcaggtttTTCACTGACTCTCAGCCTTTTACAGATTCTCTTCATAACTTTATGTGTTTCCAACCTACATGATTAATTGTTTTAATCTTTTCCTTTGATAGTCTCAACTCTGATGTGGCATCTGGTAAGGAAACAAGTGACGGCTATGACAGCCTTGCTAGTGGAGGGAAGGGGGACGGAAAACCCAGGAAACACCACCGCAAGTCTGCCCGCACACGCTCCCGGCAAGAGAAGACCAGCAAGCCTAAACTGAGCATGCTCAATGTGAGTCGTTATGCAGTTTGTGACAGTTTAAGttgcatatttttaaaaagcGTAATGTGTTTGATTGTGAAAGTGTAACCTGTTCCCACAGGTTTGCAACACTGGCGATAAAATGGTTGAATGCCAGCTGGAGACTCACAACCACAAAATGGTGACATTTAAATTTGATCTGGATGGAGATGCTCCAGAGGAAATTGCAACTTACATGGTTTGTTCAACCTTTAAAAGTGTGCAGTTTGTTGGTTATATTTATGACACTGTTTTACATCTTCAAAACTGTATGCCTACAGGTAGAGAATGGCTTTATCCTGCTGTTAGAGAAGGAGATCTTCATTGACCAGCTAAAGGACATTGTGGATAAAGCTGAAGACATGCTGAATGAAGACACGGAGGGTGAAAGGGCCTCCACCCTGAGCTGCAGTCCTCAACAAGGACAAATCTGTGAAGTAGTGGGAGAGGTAAGATGGCGGTAGATATAGATATGAATAAAGTGTGTACAGATACATATGCTTATATATAGGTTTAGATGTTGACTGAGACATACTCATGGATATGGTGAAAGACAACTAAACACAGAGTGGCAAGCAGCCGATTGACTTAGCTGTCATCTGTCTCTCgctccacagagtccacagcCCGGAGCACCTCAGCCTGTCTATCAGCAGAACGGTAACATAATTATCTCATTCAGAAATGTAGCCATCTGCATGCCTCGTAAACCCTTTTTGCATATGTCACATACACTTAAACAAAGAGTGATAATTGTCTGATCTCTTGAATTGCAGTTCTTCATACAGGAAAGAGATGGTTCATAATCTGCCCTGTAGAGGAGACGCCCACATCCAGCCAGGAGACCCCATCTGATGGCACAGCTACGCAGTCTCCTGGGAGTTCAGCCACCACCCAGCCTGCTGACAGTGGCACTGCAAGGCCTTCTGCATCCAGAGGTGACTTTGTTTCTACAGAGCAATTTCAGCACAAAGcttcacagcttcacagagctacAGCACCTCCTTGTGGCAGCTGAATGAAAGGCAGCTGTTGTGTGCAGTTATGACTTTAGAAAAGGTTaaacataaaactgaattttctctcatcatcctgtttttcctcctgcagaagAGGGCTCATCCTCCACAATGTCAGGCGGAAGTGGAGGCTTCACCTATGATGTGTATGGATTCTGTAGCCCTCCGATAATGTCCAACACGGACCCTCTCCTCTTTGCCACTCTGTCTCCCCCTGTGTCTGCTCCCCCCACCCTTCAGTCAGTGTCCTCGGTGGAGCCTGCAGGCAGCTCGGTGCAGCCCAGTGTTCACCAGGCTCAGCCAGCCAGAGCTCAAACTTTGCCCCCATCATCCCCACATACGTCTTTCCCAGTTGAAGAGTCCCAGGGGTCCCCTTTGGGCTCCATCTCCCCGATCCATGCAGCTCAGCAGATGCCTGACATGACATGTCCCGTGTCTGTGGCTGATGAGGTGCCCTGCTGCCCTCTGGTCATGCCCCTGTCTCTGGATGTGAGCGGTTTACAGGGGGGGTCTCCTCTCACCCCTCTTCCACTCCAGGAGCCAGGTTCAGCCAAAGAGCCGCTATCTGTCTCTTACGCCTCTACAGCTCGGAGCGAGCGTCCACAGCAGCCTGTGGTGCTCCACCAGCCGTTTTCCAGCGTGGGAGGGGCCAAAGTGCCCTCACTACCCCAGAGCCCGGCGCCATCCCAGCACGGTGCAGGTCCCAGTGAGTCAGATGGCGAAGGACGGCTGGGCCGTGGGGGCTTTGTGGACAGCACCATAAAAACACTGGATGAGAAACTAAGGAACTTGCTCTACCAGGAATATGCTCCCATGTATCCATCAGGCAGCGCTGCAGAGACACCAGGCTCCGGCACCGAGTACATCCAGTCTCCTCCGGGTCCAGACAGCGCCACAGGAGGGTCAGGGAACAGCACGCCAGGGCCGATGGGGGAGGGACGCTACAGGACAGGAGAACAGCTGGTTAGTTCAATAAAGAGTAACTTTTTAAACGACGTAAATGTTTTATATAAATTACAGCTGCAGTTTATTGTAGTATATTTAGTTGAAAATTAAAGTTTCGactttggaaacagcagctgacaaaacaatctcagcACATGGTCCATTAGTCGCTGTTTCAAATCGTACCACTTTGTCTCCCTCAGCAGGTGGTTTTTGCCCAGCTGACGTTGAATTGTAGATgttcaaataatttttttttccaagcagtTGAAAGACTGAGAGTTGAGACTGAAATTTCACTCTTGACCACtgaaacagcagttgacaaaaTTGTTTCACCACAAGGTGCATTAAGTATTTAGGATCAATCTGCTGGGGTAGACTGTGTGATATGATTGAGAGCGTGAGAACAGCAACTAAAGCGAGCTTGTGGTCAGAttgttttgtgtgcatttgtatattaagacttttttttaaattatgtgtATTTCAGATTGTTTTATAGAAAAAAATCGGCATGCTTTTCAGATTCAGTTGTTGTCTAATGTCAGTCTCTGCATTTAAAGACCAGTCAATCAATTTGTGAGTGATAGAGGGGTAAACATATTTTGACATACATCAAAAATTATGCTTATACTTTACAATGAACTATTTGCACACAGGGAGATTCTAGGTTTAACAAAGTCGTGCGAATAATATTTTTCACAGGTTTGTACTTCTATTCATGTTTCTAAATATGTCGAATACAAGGAAAATATGGCAATACTATTTGTAGTACATCAGgtttaaaacattttacttttactgaatGCCATTTGGATACATGGACATACATTTTTGTTGCATACAGAATTTGAAGAAAAACTGTACTGCTTTCGCAAGAGCCACAGTAAGATCTCATGAGAAATATTTAGTAAGACATCACTCTTTCGGGCAATAGTAGCAGTTACATAACAGGACAATGATAAATGGTTTGTGTTGCAGTTTTCCCATGactgtgttttgttcatgtCTCATCCTGTCACCTCTATTAGCCTCAAATTCCAGAGAGAATGGATAGTTTGAGCACACTGAGTGACTCAGCCGTGTGTGGTATGTACAGCAGACACTCATCAATCTAACAAGGCTGGCATCATTAACTTCTAACTAAACTTTCACTGTTAGTTGATCACTGCAGTGCCACAGTGTTCACTGTTGTGGAAATCTTTGCAGCTTCCTTGTCAAGAAGGCACGTTCCTCACTCAGCTTCCTGCTCTGGAACAAGAGGAAGATTTAAGGTACAAAAGGGAGACTTTTCTCACCTTTGAGGGGGAATTAGAATTGTCTTTCAGATTACCTCAAGCACATTTGCTATTACAGAAGCATTACCTGCTGCACTGTGTAGATCCGGTTTGTTCTTTGCTTTTTGGCAGATAATCTCTGTTCCTCCTGAAGTGGCCAACAGACGAGATGTGAAGCAAAGGAGCTGGAGCAGCGCGGCCTCACCGGCGCACCCTGGAGGATTCAGTACGGAACACGCTCAGGGTGAGGTCATGGCTGCCTCCACCACTATAGGCCGTTTCTCTGTGGTGAGCACTGAAGATGACATTACACAGAGGACACGCTGCAGCCGCTACTCTGCCCCGCCTGATTTCTACCTGGACACACCTCCTTCCATGGCCAAGCGGGGCTCCCTGCCTCGCACCCTGACCTCACCCTCTGTCCCTGTGGATGTCACGGTCCATGCTCGTTTCCTCTCCTCAGACTCAGGGGCAGAGAGCAGCCCTGCAAAGCTGGCTCCCGCCACCCCATCTCAACACACTCGCTCCGAGCGCAGGGGAAGTGACCTCATGAAGAGGGCAGTGGCCTTCCTCCGTCGCTCAGGGCgcagcagcagtgtgcagaGCTCAGACTCACCGAGTAGGCATGGAGGCGTGCACGGCTCGGCCTATGCCAGCAGTGATAATGACTCAGAGATGGAGGACTCTGACATGAAGAGGGAACTGCAGAGACTCAGGGAGAAGTAAGTACAGCAAGGGGTTTACTTTTTGCCTCATTTATTGTCTTTAAATGagaatattttgtcatttagctTGTACATGAGCAGTATATTCCTGCTTCCATCCCTTCAGGCATCTGAGGGAGATCTCTGAGCTGCAGGCCAATCAGCGAGGGGAAGTGGAGCTGCTCTATCGACGGCTCGGCAAAGCCCCTCCTCCTGGCCTGGGTCTCTCCCACATTGCACCACACGCCGGCCGGAGAAAGAGGTCCAGCAAGCACAGACTGAAGCCTGGCAAACTTCTCAGCCCTTTGGTCCAACAGTTTAGAAATGTCACAACCAAGAGTAGTGACTCCAGCAGATCCAGTGAGTCCTCTTTCAGAATTTCCATTATTATAGGTTGAATATTTACAGCAAGAGCAAGCAGTGTACCTCTctgatgcttgtgtgtgtgtgtgtgtgtgtgtgtgtgtccaggtgctGCTACAGGTACAGGTGAGCCCACAGTGAGTCTGAATGGCTCTCCAGCCAAACGGTCTTTCCCTACTCATGGCAGGGCACGATCATGCACCAGCCACCTCCCTAGCTCGACCTCAGAGCCCGTGCAGACTCAGCAGCCCTGTTCCCTCAAGGGCTCTTTGTCTTCTGATAACATTTACGCTGGACTACATGGAGATGGCTCCGGCACACATGCTCCACCTGGACAAGGTGATCACCAGCGACACACAACAGAAGATATAAGCTGAGCAGTCCCTAATTCTAGACTGTAAACACCAGAGCATCAATAACAAACACTTGTTTGTGGTGGATATTTCAATGTGTGCTCTTCTTACCCCGGTGTCTTCTTCCCACTTccctctaaccctaaccctcctCTACAGGCTGGTCTAATTACCCTCAAACATCTGAGAGAGTGACCTATAAATCGAGTAGCAAGCCACGAGCTAGATTTCTCAGTGGGCCTGTGTCTTTGTCTATCTGTTTGTATCTCCTCTCTTCCAGCATAGcttcacttttttgttttccatattttcaatttttctACTTTTTGCTCACTggtgtcttttttctgtctacAACACTACAACACTGCCGGTTTTCTTTTGCTTCGTCCTTTATTACTTGAATTTATCTTGTATTTTTGCTTGCACAGAAATATATTGCTTATTCAAACCCCTGAAGAATAAAAATTTGAAATGTAAAGATTTTGATTGattcaatgttttgtttttattttaaacacaataTTCTGCAAAAAAGAAAGCGCAAGAATTTGGCCCATTACGACAGTGAATAATTTTTACTGATCATTCCTGTTTATTGGACCAG includes the following:
- the wnk2 gene encoding serine/threonine-protein kinase WNK2 isoform X1; amino-acid sequence: MDSADDSRKDPPLGSTFSSAPNLDSDINANARRPVYENGTDHNVNIQNAALRGASDPSAYPSTDYQGLIRQRFVRRNLWVSDAEEQPVDSPECVNSSPMLTIDLRTIVDRSRTRVLHGARLGLGETSSTESQVGLKDSATESLSADEEKGDRTETEPKAEVAPADVTGKSGSDENEEEPGMKAVSTSPGGRFLKFDIELGRGSFKTVYKGLDTDTWVEVAWCELQERKLSKVERQRFKEEAEMLKALQHPNIVRFYDFWESPVKGKKCIVLVTELMTSGTLKTYLKRFKVMKPKVLRSWCRQILKGLHFLHTRTPPIIHRDLKCDNIFITGPTGSVKIGDLGLATLKRASFAKSVIGTPEFMAPEMYEEHYDEAVDVYAFGMCMLEMATSEYPYSECQNAAQIYRKVTSGVKPASYSKVSDPEIKEIIGECICHRWEERYSIKDLLNHAFFAEDTGVRVELNEDDDGKKSSIALKLWVEDPKKLKGKYKDTGAIEFTFDLVSEVPEVVAQEMVESGFFLDCDVKIVGKSIRDRVALIKWRRERTVSSGNGEAVVTKTQQNLLQVPGPGVSQAATLATTDYEDQEVEQHTLICTVPATTSATSDSGVGSTMQLDDLNNQQNGPYQSLPEPISTAQMVYSPPAQVNPQLHQGPYQQPTAQASHENYTQASTQLHQGAYQQTTGQLHPGAYQQPAAQPHQGPYQSQTRHYSDPFVCHDSLLITESTACFRRGSTSLVEMLRCRTHSLTKAMNASPCLCLPQDVASTHRTENSVHATDYLSSAQNPPLLSPPLPQNQHFHHDSASRFNSPLLPLNLQPPSELRLSVPRSPQSHRHCKACMSLFLSDRTKGGRSLGHTHIRSFSTSAQFTSVSKAGSPTSPHLARSPPVTLPPLVGSPSPPPANSQTTLVSSPSHLCPLPRSLYEGGDLTLLNHCLHHIVSRRTSSPTLSANHPMHCHGEVGGNACSVFEHIDKRQSLDVPLFSYPNLDRNLMLTPYDREGRPDPLTVSAPATPAPIVHQSRQTAQSFPAAAPTLQLTAQPSQEQCHLQPAAVLPQLLSADQPTSHLSPPDISTSFPQSISSAPPPLLPLQISTQFPSPYPVVQTGGIKPPPVPLGPLPCAYSSNGPPMCSSHFSPSPHYPSLPLTPHVTFPSIPTLSTPQTPLPSPQHVPNVALPVPLLAMTMSPAVPQQQGGPFTSQTNFASLHTTHSLPLSQVQPTPYPAPYPEQELAEQPVQVQAVAPQGNLGDAHLLAPVHPVLPAVQTHLWGSGVDAETTAAGLDLTVAPTVPAPVPASFSVSATAQVESQAPTQTPALVPAQNQPPVPVSAQAATVPQSPASTLVKAPTSVPIQVPTAVPALASAPVQAPVSASGPTFEPQNSSSTSSEKSSAIGKPKSSVASLASAPIPVTLPASAQSAAPAHAPAPVAASVPAPALQPAGIQTAVSVSECASLATTQQNLESTFASSTLQQEPCVEDVLPDKPVSLPSYAYDSLNSDVASGKETSDGYDSLASGGKGDGKPRKHHRKSARTRSRQEKTSKPKLSMLNVCNTGDKMVECQLETHNHKMVTFKFDLDGDAPEEIATYMVENGFILLLEKEIFIDQLKDIVDKAEDMLNEDTEGERASTLSCSPQQGQICEVVGESPQPGAPQPVYQQNVLHTGKRWFIICPVEETPTSSQETPSDGTATQSPGSSATTQPADSGTARPSASREEGSSSTMSGGSGGFTYDVYGFCSPPIMSNTDPLLFATLSPPVSAPPTLQSVSSVEPAGSSVQPSVHQAQPARAQTLPPSSPHTSFPVEESQGSPLGSISPIHAAQQMPDMTCPVSVADEVPCCPLVMPLSLDVSGLQGGSPLTPLPLQEPGSAKEPLSVSYASTARSERPQQPVVLHQPFSSVGGAKVPSLPQSPAPSQHGAGPSESDGEGRLGRGGFVDSTIKTLDEKLRNLLYQEYAPMYPSGSAAETPGSGTEYIQSPPGPDSATGGSGNSTPGPMGEGRYRTGEQLPQIPERMDSLSTLSDSAVCASLSRRHVPHSASCSGTRGRFKIISVPPEVANRRDVKQRSWSSAASPAHPGGFSTEHAQGEVMAASTTIGRFSVVSTEDDITQRTRCSRYSAPPDFYLDTPPSMAKRGSLPRTLTSPSVPVDVTVHARFLSSDSGAESSPAKLAPATPSQHTRSERRGSDLMKRAVAFLRRSGRSSSVQSSDSPSRHGGVHGSAYASSDNDSEMEDSDMKRELQRLREKHLREISELQANQRGEVELLYRRLGKAPPPGLGLSHIAPHAGRRKRSSKHRLKPGKLLSPLVQQFRNVTTKSSDSSRSSAATGTGEPTVSLNGSPAKRSFPTHGRARSCTSHLPSSTSEPVQTQQPCSLKGSLSSDNIYAGLHGDGSGTHAPPGQGWSNYPQTSERVTYKSSSKPRARFLSGPVSLSIWSTLKRLCLGKERGSRSGAGPGAFNQSQQAPAGATPPSHQPVMGLAQAQANNSNNKTATYTGASVSVNENNLPEDLQRLMDDWAQEVLIVTRRPRTNSLSISGQQLWDQFVPRTCGQLTSASDVSSWTAPDPETCSPPLSWPDSPGSTMMTTSSTAPHPSNQLHSPAPFRALSSPLSVSHWPGFLFPLPAGVFAFPAISSAQDDPSPTPAPSYQPPDPKARTL